GGCTTTGTATTTCGTTCTGACATTAACGATTTAATTAATTCAAAACTAATGAGAAATGAATGCATGTAAAATTAGTACCGAAAAATCCTACTACTATTTCTTTTGTATGACGTTTTAGTCATTCGtgaatttatcaaggctgaTGATAAATTTACGGTTGAAAAAGGAATGAATTTGACACAACACTACTATCTTCGCAAAATTATAGATCGAATAGAAGTTCGCATTGTACCCTACACATGGAACCACTTtatatttgcgaaaattatGTTTGAATACTTGAGAGGTACATTTTGATATAGATTGGCCTTCGACACAATAATTCCTAAAAAAACTCATGGGCATGTCTAGGCTTCCTCGCTTTCAATGGAATGGCTTTTTAATTTCCTTACTGGGACACCTTCCAGTataggaaaaaaatattctttgcaaGAATTTTGATCTGTGCTATGCTGTGTCTGAGCGGATCCGAAACGCCCGCTGCTGGATTGTATGAATACTCTCATAGTAAATGTATGGAACAATTCTTTTATGTTTGACATATGCAGTGCTAGACACGCTAGTTACTGGAACATATTAATAGTGCTTCGAAACCTACGCATAAATAATATTCGAAGAAATTATCATTTAATTACtaataactaaataaaaataaaactaggtagcttaagtactgaggaagagagtaagtagctctcgaaatacgtatttactaactgttaaaatatattgtagtaggagaaagctacctagttttatttttatttagaagaacttcaAGCATCGGAACGGCAACTATTTTTACTAATATCTAATTAGATTTGATTGCACTAAAAGCCAATTAATTCATTATCCTAAATAAAAGCTACTTACATTGGATCTGTATTAAGATTTGCTTGTTAGATGACTCAGGGAATAACAGTTTATCTAAGGCTAGCATTATCTACATTTTAAGCTCTTGCTTGGTATCCATTTGATTATTGTGGTTTGTCGTTGGGTCTTTTCTATTCTTATATATTGTTGTCGTTTATCATATATACACTTGATTTCTTGATATCCATATATGCACTTCACCTCTTTTTAGCAACTAAGTCAATTTTGGTACAGCGCCAAAACAAAATCGGATTTAAAAGCTATTTGTCAACATATCATAACCGATGACACATATAAAATTGGTCTACTTTCATGCCCATCGGTATACACCTCCATCAAAGAGATCCACAAAAATGGTACGTCTTCAATTCAGTTTCTTTTGATATTCAATAGCAATAGCAATAGCAATTTTCTTTCCTTTAGTAAAAATCTTCGAATATGATCGGCGATTTGCATCATACGGTGATGATTTTGTTTACTACGACTTCAATGAAGCCGACAATCCAGAATGTTTGCAAGAATTTCAGAACTACTTTGACTTGGTTATAGTTGACCCACCATTTCTCTCCGAAGAATGCATGAAAAAGATATCGACAATTGTTAAGAAAGTAGTGAAAGCTGACGGGAAAATTATCTTCTGTTCAGGTGAGGTGTGCGAACCATGGATTACAACGTTTTTGCAATTGAAGAAGTGTAATTTTAAGCCAGAGCATGATAGAAATTTAGGAAATGAATTCGCTTCTTATAGTAATTTTGATAtagataaaattttaaaaaatacaaaataatttagtaaaataattatttttcttctttgtcttcagcctttgtcccgttcacaagcggggtcggctcgtcgtgatcggcttcgccatttggctctatcgaatgcctgatctgggtgcaatctcgaggctttcaaatccccatccagcgtatcaagccaccgttgcttaggtctgccttttggtcgtttaccatcgacttcgatgttcagaccaatcttggcaagtgaattctcgtttgcacgaattgcgtgaccataccatcgaagacgcctctctcgcaacttttccacgatcggtgcaaccccataacgatcgcggatatcctcatttcggatgtgatgtaaacgtgtgacgccactagtccaacgtagcatcttcgtctccgttaccgcaagacgccgttcattgtcttttatggttggccaacactccgaaccatagagagcgactggacggacgacattgcggtaaattttagatttgagacgttcgttgatacgtcgatcacaaaggacaccagttgtggaacgccacttcatccaggttgcgttaatgcgtgaagcaattgcaTAGCGCAGCTCtcctttggctgatagcgttgacccgaggtatttaaatcgctcagttctgggcagatcactgccgctgacagtgattgtgcctgtttcatggggatcggtcgtcaaaaattcagttttgtttaaattcaatctgagaccgtgttgcatgaggcgatcattccatttttgaacaagttgctcgagatcatttttgctatgagatgctaggaaaacatcatctgcagaaagcagtgtgtagggcgctggacgttggatatcccgtgtggcggtgtccataacaaggacaaagaggagtggtgagagggcacttccttgatgaactccaacagagacacgaagcggttttgatacacccgccatacttcgaactttacttttcggatcgtggtagagcaattgaacccagcgcacgagttcttctggcacgaagtgttgtcgtaaagcataccagatgagttcgtgtggtacacggtcaaacgctttctctagatccagaaaggcaatgtaaagagggcgatgcttctcacggtgtttctccatgagtaaccgcgcagcgtgtattgcgtcagtagttccgcagctcttgacaaatccggcttgattcacgattatttcaacgatttcgcgaatacggttgtcaagaatgcgttcaaaaatcttcatggtatgggaaagtaaccggatcggacggtaatttgaacattctgctgggctacctttctttttccatattggaacagtggtactttcttgccagtcagatggtgttcttccttcctgaataacccggttaaagaattcactgagccgcagtgttgggtcccagctcttcgctttccagagctcagatgcgatgtcgtcaggtcctgttgctttccccgatttcatttgttttattgcctcctcgacttcagttgcgctgactggtggaactgctccaaatgtcggcaatgattgtggaagtggacgatgagcaaattcttcagttgaaatctgctcgaagtattctcgccatctatccgttgcggctcgacggttggtaagcaaagtaccgttcttgtcattaacacaacagaagtgttcgatatcctgtgtgcgttcatcacggcttttagcaagtcgatacagatctctctcgccatcccgagtgtccagtttatcgtaaagatttttgaaatggttcgctcgagtgacagcgaccgctttctttgcttcccggtttgcattcttataaatttgccaattagcaggcgttttatcgtcgagaaatttgtggtagaggcgtttcttttcacggaccttcatttcaacatcatcattccaaagccaagtatctcggttgatgtaccgcttacccggcttggtgaccccgagggttgcagaggccgctttgtggatcgtgtctttcatttggttccatgattcttccacattcgtaatggttggcaatcgtatgagtgagaccgtttcttctttctcctcaccaaaccgccaccatttaatgcgcggcgggccagtgcgttcctcacgttgttttatcggtggcttaattcgcaggacggcaatcaacggccgatgttgaggtgcgatggtctcatagggaacgactttgcaatcagtgacagtggtaaaatgttggcgtcttatgagaatatagtcgatttgcgttttattgttctcactataaaatgtgggaaggtgagacaatcgtttgatgaaccatgtattcataagtacaaggtcatgggtgtccgcaaaatcgattatacgctcgccaccttcattgcgcgctccgaacccctttcccccatggcacctgttaccgtctgccttttcacccacatgaccattaaggtcgccggcaatgattatgtaatcgtcagcaggcacgtgacaagtcttttcaccgagaagttgccagaaggcatctttctcggcatcaggtcgacctgtttgtggtgcatacgcggtgaagaagtgaatagtgcgatcagctgatataatggtgagcttcatcagccgatcatcaaatcgttcgacttctttaatggcatcacggaaaccctctgagatggcaatgccaacaccatattgagtgtgtgggttaccaaaatagagaagtttgtagccatttttaccgcgttcgcgttcaatgtcgcagcttttggcaccagaccatcgggtttcttgcagagcgcagatgtcaatgcaccttttccgaagggctcttgtgagttcctccgtcttgccagttagggtaccaacatttagtgtgcagacacgtatttgttttgttcgttgtgtgcggactaacttgcttacgtcctgacgccgtccatgcgtcaagaacccttgcccatttctcgacaggaccggggcccgtcctgccgcggcGGAGTTTacaataattatttttaataatttataatttaatttagtcGAATCTTTATAGTTTAGCGTTTTGAAGGCTTACGCTTTCAAACTGGCAAAGGTCTAACATGTTTACAGGCTGATTGGTTCGGTCGACAAGTGAATCATTCTCAAGAAATACCAGTATCAGAGATTTAATACTttctatatttttccaaacatcAGTAAACCAAAAGACTGTAATAGGTGGTCTCGGACGTGCCAGCACTGCAAGAAGTCGTGGGTTGGTCTATAGTAGACCTGATTAGGGTTGTGAAGAGAAAACCCCGGGCCCGGGATGAAAATGATTCGGGGCCAAAAAGagatttaatttggttccagtcTCAATTGCCTGTCCTCCGAAGGAAAAAATCGTCTCCGGAGGGAATCTGCTCTTTCTCCCCGTTAGTGGGTCCAGGCCATTTATAGGATTGCGAAAGTGTGCGATGCGACTATGCTCAGAAGGTGTACCCAACTTTAAAAAGAAAGGTGCCGTCCCCGAACGAAAGATTTTATTTTGCTGTAAGATTGAGGGAGTTCGCACCAATTGGAGAATAACTTATATCCACTTTCTTTGCATAACAACTTGAGTCGAGCCAACCCCAGTATGACAAAGCCGACTTTTCCTGAAGAAAATTATTGCGTAAGTAGAATGTCAATTGAATCAAATGAATTCTGACTGAATTCTGAGATAGCAAGCCTTTCTTTTTATCATTGGCAGTTTGGAAATAAAGCGCATAGGTGCGAAGTATTGTGCGAGTGAACAACTAGAAGCAGAAAAACCAGAAAGGTCACCCGGAATAAACTGAGCCAGGGTCGAACTTTTTTACAGAGCCTGTCTAGTTGTTATCGACAAGAAGAGGTGACACCGAGAATTCCGCATAGAAGAATGAGATGTCAGCCACTGCAATCAACTTTAAAGTTTTACGCCCATCATCGCCTACATGATGATCCCGCTTACGACGAAAGTCTAGGGGGGAACTCATCGTTGCTGATGTAGAACAACCAATATTAGGGGCAGACTTCTTAAGACTGAACGTATGCTCTTAGGGCGAAAGCAGTAGAAAGAACACCAGCCCTCCAGCGTATGAGGACATGATTTTGTAGGGAATTTGTCGGCTCATGAATATTCAGTGAACCAACCCATTACACCTCCTATCGAGAAAGAACAGTTTTGGCGGCTACCAAAAAGGACTTGTAAGACCTTTCGTGTAAAATCCAAAGAAGTAAAATATTCACAATTTTATCATCAATTAAATATCGGTAGCATCAGAAGATATTCCCAAAACTGCAATGATTACTCCCTCCAGTGATGCTTCAGATACGGAAATGGGTGCCATGCAGGAGCAATACAATGGTAATAGATGATGTGCGTGTGGTCAGGAGCTGCAAGTGGTGTACAGCAGCGTCAAATAATTCCGAGATATGGTTGAAGGCAGAATCATGATACTGAAGGCTAAACAAAACGACTGATATATGCATTTAAGCAGAAAACAGGGAAGTCTTCGCCGCGGCAGTGAGGCTTTATTGACCAGTTTAACACGAAGACTCTTCAGCTTCGGGCGAACAGAATGTCGTGATAGACGAACTATCTGGTATAGCAAACATCAATTTGCTAGTCACCATCATTATCGAAAAAATAACAACGGAACAGAAAAAGGATTGACAGTCGCCCTGGATTCTTCTGCTTCAATTTCCCTAACGCCACAAGTCTACGCTGAACCAGAGTATCTATGTGATACTCTGACTAATAGTGAAATGTTTGAGGGAACGttggaaaaaaatgtgtacGTGACCCCAAGATGCAGTATAAATTGAAAATCATTAGGCAGGTAGTGGCGacaccgaggagcccaattaacggTGATGGGGAAGCAAGGCGAGCAGGGTCCAGCCGGCTCAAATCTCCAGAGTTCGTAGCATTCACGTAGTATAACAGCTTCACTCTGATTTTGGTGTTCAACTTGTGGGTTGTCcttattatataaataaaaagagCAGATGGTATTTTAATTGGGGACAAATCGGTACATttattgcaaatatcgatatttcggtagCAAGTTACTCTCTGGCTCTGTGTTTGTTGCAATCTTGAGAAAGGGAGCAACTGCAATGAACATATCGGGTTTTTCCTAACGATTTGTTCCTTTTATTTATATCCCCTAACTTGCAACAAGAGATCTCCTTGAGGAACTCAAACAATTGTATATCTAGGTTGCTCGGCTAGAGCTGCGCCAACGAAAGCAAATTGTTGAGGATTTCTCCCTCCTCCCCGCAGCTTTGGTagcgaattgtaaggtatgctggcggtatggtcccctataggctaGTGTCCCGTGCAAACTGTGGTAATCCTGTACGTATTTACAAATCAAGCCCAAAAGTTGTTACAATTGAGTCTTGTTGtaggcgggccaaattctccttaacTTGTCGTTGTGATGAACCTTCGCGAATTGAATTCAGCGGctgttaagtagtgcgagtagattatgtacctgacagtcgccagcggaacacagACTGTGTCCACCGGGGATTGTAAAGAACAGAGCCCCGCCGGGCACGCCtatttcccttctatgttctttTGGCCGGGAACCTAAAGGAAAGTCATTGTGAATGTGCCCCAGACTGTTCAGTGCGTCCTTGCATTGCTCAACCTCTGACTGTTGGGAAACCTATGCGGCTTTTGAGGCTTAGATCAAGCTCCAGTCATGCACAGGCGAACCTCCCTCCAACTACACTGTTCGTGTTCAAGAAAATCCCGCACCGAGAGTTCTTTGATCCGCCGGCGGTATCATCACCTTGCAATATCTCACCGATCCTTCAATGTAACCTGGTAGGAAAGCCCACAGCAAAATTGCCCGTGACGTTCGACTTGCGTGTAGCGTGTTCCTTTGGGAACGCCAGATATTACTATGGCGGTAGGGCTTTGCTGTCCAACATTCGAACTCGCACGTAGGTTCACAGCAATGCACGCCACAACGTATGTGgaggtgcaggagtacattaaggGCATCTCCCGACCAGGACTGCAGAATCTAAGTGGCAACCGGGTTTTTCGAATGCTTTCAAGCTTGGTCCTATTGCACTTCTTGAACAGTGTCTGCTaccacacaatagaaccgtacgttaggatgagCCTTACGATGTCTGCGTACAtgcagagaaccatccttgACCGAAGATCTCATTTCATTCCAAAAATTCGCTTGCAGGCATTGAAGAATATACAAGTCTTTGAACCCTCCGTTTTATGTTAAGTCTTCAATATAACAGAATCCAGGATCCCACCCAGGTACAAGTCGCGGAAGGTGAAATTCGAGTGCCTTTGTCTTATCTGAATCTTCCAGCCCAAACGCATACATTTTGGCCAACGTGCTCTCCATGatttcactcataatggagggaaacattcCTGAAACAATATCACCAAGCCGTCGGCATACGCCCTCATCTTCACGCCATTCCACTAAGCATAGAATTTCGTTCAGCATTATTAAACAGAGAACTGGAGATATATCGCCACCCAGGGGCTCTACTCTCTACTCACAGCTCTGGTTAAGTAGTTACCTCCTAGGTCCGATTGAATGGTCCTAGTTTTTAGCATGGAACTACCCATTGCAGAAAATATCCCTCCAATCCTATTTTAGTTAGAATTTCCTTAATGGTCCTCTATGTCCCGGAAGACAGTTAGGGCATGTTGTACTAATGCTAATTACTTTGTGAAAAGCAGTTTATCTGGATTTGTTTTTGAAGTGGGTGCGTGAGACTTGAAGGAAGGCTTCTTCATGATCACTCTTAAGTAAATGTCTGGGATTCTCTATAGGGTCTGAGGCTAATTGACCGAAATTCCTCAGCGGACTCATGGCACCATCACTATTAAGACAAATCGTCCACGGTTAAATGAGTAAAGAGTGGCACTTTCTTCTAAAATATATTCGTGTGCGAAGGCAAATTGGAGAGCAGAATGTAGGACTGATGGTAGAACAGACGGGTCAGAGCAGGAGTCCTTTCCTAGGTATGCACAGTATATATGAATCATACCATTTTCCAGAACACGCCAATGTATCCAAACCGGACATACTGGGGACACAGGATATTTGGATGTTGACTTGATGCCCGACTTGCAAACGAAATGTAGCTATTTTGACTTAGTCAAGCCGCCATCAAAGACAGGCGGTGACAGTGTAGGGATAAACTTATCCATCTCATTGACTCACTCAAACTCAGTACCCTCTGGGTTCCTGGACACCAAACTAGAGAGGCGAATGCGTGATTCTACTAGCTGACCAGGTGTATTTCAATCTTCTCAGTCGGCTCGCCCATAAACTAACATCGGTTAGTATTGGTTTTAAGGTTGCTGAAGCGAATTTCTCCAGTTCGCGAAATAATTTCAACTAGTAACATGAGGAGAAAAGTTATTGCCATTTTATGCAGTGAATGTGACATTCGGTTGCCAGAACTCCCGCAAAAAAATATATCTTCTCCGATCTACTGCTCTTCGAATCTGATAGCACAAAATAAGTCTCGTTCTTCCAATTCCCATATCAGAGCTGCCTCTTCATTTATATGATAATCCTGGGAATaaaagatttttcgatttttcgacGACGGGCGGCAATTTGTAGCATATTTACGTCCTTCTCACTTTCCAGAAGATACCTGGTAAAATCGTTTTGGGGCTAATGATGGAACAATTTGAAAGCTCGATTGACAAAGAGGAGGCTGGTTTTCGCTTTTGATTCTCCTGCACTGACCACAAAATACCCTTCGAATCATTTTGGGACCATGTGCGGATTTTTGAATTCCTGTTTCATCTgaccttcatcgatttcgagaatgctTTCGACGGCGTGGACCGGGACTGTAtatggaataataataattgttggcacaacaatccatattgaagtgTCTACactgcattcaagaccgtaacggtacaatacagtacattgtaggaggcaatgtggtcagcattgcgctctcccgagattattatcctgatttgactcaggtactcattcacagctgagtcgactggtatccaacatccagtcatgataacaaatccccctgacaccagtgagatttgaactgtgaccttccgctacgacagcaaATCGCTCTAACCTCTTTAAGCCATCCAGATACTTTATGTGGAACGCCCTACGCAAAAGGGATATTCTGAAGGAACTAGCAGCTATTATCAGATTGATATATGATGGCGGGAAATGTCGGGTTCTGTGTGGGATAAAAACTCAGAGGAACTTTAAGATTTATAGCGGAGTCCACAAGAGTTGCATCTCGTCGTCGATATTATTTGTTCTCGTTGTCGATGATGTTCGCTTGCACGGAAAGGCTGAGGAATCCAATGGACCTTGGAAgcattcctcaaacacctcaactaagctgataacatctgtttgctctctacCTGATTTAtgaaccttggtcaaatggttctgggtttggagaagaagctgagcacagccaggttaaagataaatacgaataaaactaaatttatcGGTCTGACTCGTCATTGCATTCTCCCTGTCtacattaatgggtagagcattGTAGGCGTTGTGCAATtagtatatctaggaagcgtcatTTCTGCGGAAGTGGCACTGGATAGTTCTCATATGAAGGAAAGCGAGATCTAAATACATTGTTTaaggatggccgacgagtgttTTACTCCAGAAACAGGCGGAAGAGGAGTGTGCTTGTCGGGAACCCCTGAAGGGAATGGAAACATATTTCAGCAAACGGCCAAAGAAAGTGTATTTAGGATAAATATAGAGCTaatgtgtccagatagctgagtggttagagcacaaggctatcgtacggaaggtcgcggctcaaacctcactggtggcaatgggatttgtatcgtgatttgccgtcggataccagttgactcagctgtgaatgaatacctaatcatctcgggcgagtgcaatgttaACCAAATTGCCacctacaggctatcctgtagtgtatcgttacggtgttgaatgaagtgttctaacacacttcaaggccctgatccaatatggattgttgctgatgtaacagcgttgcaggagatacgttggacacggatcggtttcctggagaagccactacaccatatattatattggccatccagtaaactatgggCACGGAGTatatttcctagtcagccaaaaaaagaaacctgctgttatcggctttgataatataagcgaacggctatgcgctctgtgcttgcgaggcaaatttagaaatataagccccattaacgtgCACGCTTATAcaaaggagactacagagtcggagaaggataccttctaagaTACCACCTataatctcctctgacaatcatatAATAATATGCCTATAAGAGGaatgggtgccgcaataaccgcagctaacagatgtctttgagatgaagcatcaaccaatgatcatcacaaccacctgaagaacgttatcattgaaacggccacaaatatacttggtcccagtcgcaagaaaagtcggaacggctggttcgacgatgaatgtagcaatggaacggaagaatgctgcataacgagtaatgttgtattctcaaagaaagccGGGACGcacagagacctatcacgaactccggcgagtggagaaccgacttcacagacggaaaaaggaagcctcggagaaccaacagttctgtgaactcgaaaagtacagggagtaaccgtacCAGACGCcaaccagcaagtcagcaggatgaaaccttatacaactCAATGCTCATTGTGCCGAGGCAAAGATAGAAAGCCCTGGGTTGAGTAttctgatgaactactcaacaaccaaaatatcggcgagtaggaggtcctgccaactgaagacggcggacacatgtcgccaccaccaagcacagaaaaaacagtccgtgcaatccaccggcttaaaaaccacaagtcgccaggagccgatgggattaccgctgaattggttaaatatggaggcgatcaattaaatcaagtggttcatcacctTATACTAAAGGTGTGGGAGAGCGAACCAACGCCtgacgctatcttgctaggccggaaagccccatacaccccattggcccataccaaagaggcttcactccagataaATAAGCACCATtggaagacgaagtacatggtggcaacgtcatcgCCAAAAACCAATGAACGAACAACATACTGGTCAAActagaagaataaagataggaaactacaactttaagatcgttgaaaacttctcctatctagggtcgaaaatcacaaccgataacagctatgacaatgaaatcagagctcttactgtacaaaacctTCCTTgcctgccagtccttatgtatttcccggagacctgggttcttaaccaaaaaaaaaaaaaactacgaactCTTGCATGAGGACGCCAGATAGTTTTCAGggatcgaattgttggaccttggcgcaaaactggggtatctggagttcctaggcctagaccggataccggtttttgtgccgttgatgatgatggctagACAAAATCTTCTTCAACCGCATGGtggaagcttgatcgacaaagagcaggctcTTAATTCTCCTCCAAGGACCACATCAATATTCTCCGGATCAGTTTAGAACCATGTGCGGACTTTAGAATCTCCGTTTCACCCTTCATAAATTTTAAGAAAGCTCTCGACGGCATCAGCTGGAAGTGTATATGGAATGTTTCACGCAGCGTTTTGGAGATACTAATGGCTATTGTCAGAGCAACATATGGGGcggaaaatatcacgtgctggaGCGGGGTAAAATCTCTGAGAAAAATTTTAAGGTCAAAGCTTAGTCCACTAGGGCTGCAACCGGTGTCACTAATATTATCTCATGTTATCGacgatgttcttcatgctgtcttgccgcaaaGATTTAGAGGACTTCAATCGACTATAATACCATTCCTCAAGCACCACGAATAAactgacatctgcttgctctcgtCCAGAGTTATTGACTCTTGACTTGAAGAAGGTCAGCACAGtcagattgaagataaacacggaCAAGACCAAATTTCTCCACCTGCACCTCTTCGCACTATCAATACCTGCCAACAGTAGTACCAAGTTTGATGTTACTCGACATATTAAGTGCTAGATTCCACCCGGACCAAATATCCGTAAACCCATTGATCCAAAAGCGAAAGTGTAGTAAATAGGTCGAACCGACCGGTGACAACTCAATCCATTATAGCAGGATGGCGGATGAAAAGTTCGCCCCAGAATATAGGGAAAGCATTGGAGAAGTGTAAGCTTCTCGGGACACCTTGAAAGGAGCGGAAACATATATC
The window above is part of the Hermetia illucens chromosome 3, iHerIll2.2.curated.20191125, whole genome shotgun sequence genome. Proteins encoded here:
- the LOC119651214 gene encoding protein-lysine N-methyltransferase CG9154; protein product: MTSVEDDDIPQLSADTLEILQAFLKEKEEREKLELEGGKDVNFEEDWQLSQFWYSAKTKSDLKAICQHIITDDTYKIGLLSCPSVYTSIKEIHKNVKIFEYDRRFASYGDDFVYYDFNEADNPECLQEFQNYFDLVIVDPPFLSEECMKKISTIVKKVVKADGKIIFCSGEVCEPWITTFLQLKKCNFKPEHDRNLGNEFASYSNFDIDKILKNTK